From Butyricimonas paravirosa, one genomic window encodes:
- the rplA gene encoding 50S ribosomal protein L1 — protein sequence MSKLTKNKKLALAKIEGGKVYSIDEAAQLVKEITFTKFDASVDMDVRLGVDPRKANQMVRGVCTLPHGTGKQVRVLVLCTPDKVEEAKAAGADYVGLDEYIEKLKGGWTDIDIIITMPSVMGKVGALGRILGPRGLMPNPKSGTVTPEIGKAVTEVKAGKIDFKVDKFGIIHASIGKVTFEPNKIMENAREFLNVINKLKPAAAKGTYIKSVYLSSTMSPGIQVDQKTLLD from the coding sequence ATGAGTAAACTGACAAAAAATAAGAAGTTAGCTTTAGCGAAGATCGAAGGTGGAAAAGTATATTCTATCGACGAGGCCGCACAGCTTGTGAAGGAAATCACTTTCACGAAGTTTGATGCGTCAGTTGACATGGACGTTCGACTGGGTGTAGACCCGCGTAAAGCCAATCAAATGGTACGCGGTGTATGTACTTTACCTCATGGAACCGGTAAACAAGTAAGAGTTTTGGTTTTGTGTACGCCTGACAAGGTGGAAGAAGCTAAGGCTGCCGGAGCCGATTACGTTGGATTGGATGAATATATCGAAAAATTGAAAGGCGGCTGGACCGACATCGATATTATCATCACGATGCCTTCTGTAATGGGTAAAGTAGGTGCTCTTGGTAGAATTTTGGGTCCTCGTGGATTGATGCCAAACCCGAAGAGTGGTACTGTAACCCCGGAAATCGGGAAAGCAGTAACCGAGGTGAAGGCTGGTAAGATCGACTTTAAAGTTGACAAATTCGGTATTATTCACGCTTCTATTGGTAAAGTTACATTCGAGCCGAACAAGATTATGGAGAACGCTAGAGAATTCTTGAACGTGATCAATAAATTGAAACCGGCTGCCGCTAAAGGTACTTATATCAAGAGCGTGTATCTGTCAAGTACGATGAGTCCCGGTATTCAAGTAGACCAAAAGACTTTACTTGATTAA
- the rplJ gene encoding 50S ribosomal protein L10 encodes MKKEDKKVVIETLTEQVNSYKHLYVSDISGLDAVDTQALRRACFDANIKLVQVKNTLLKKALENATNNYEEIFSALKGDSAIMLSDTGNGPAKLIKEFRKTKDKPVFKAAFVEECAYVGEDQLESLISIKSKEELIADIIAMLQAPMQNVISALQSGQNTIAGVVKTLSEKE; translated from the coding sequence ATGAAAAAAGAAGATAAAAAAGTCGTAATAGAAACCTTGACGGAGCAAGTGAATTCTTACAAGCACTTGTATGTTAGTGACATTTCCGGTCTTGACGCGGTAGACACTCAGGCTTTGCGTCGGGCTTGCTTTGATGCTAACATCAAACTGGTGCAAGTGAAGAACACGTTGTTGAAAAAGGCTTTGGAAAACGCTACCAACAACTACGAGGAAATTTTTTCCGCGTTGAAAGGCGATAGTGCGATCATGTTGAGCGACACCGGAAACGGTCCTGCAAAACTGATTAAAGAATTCCGTAAGACTAAAGACAAACCGGTATTCAAGGCCGCATTCGTAGAAGAATGTGCTTATGTTGGCGAGGATCAGCTTGAATCGTTGATCAGTATCAAGTCTAAGGAGGAGTTGATTGCGGACATTATCGCAATGTTGCAGGCACCGATGCAGAATGTTATTTCCGCATTGCAATCCGGACAAAATACCATCGCTGGTGTTGTTAAAACACTTTCTGAAAAAGAATAA
- the rplL gene encoding 50S ribosomal protein L7/L12 produces the protein MADLKKLAEELVNLTVKDVKELADILKEEYGIEPAAAAVAVAAPAAGGAAAAEAEQTEFDVILKSAGAAKLAVVKLVKELTGLGLKEAKEVVDKAPAPLKEKVSKEEANSLKTQLEEAGAEVELK, from the coding sequence ATGGCAGATTTGAAAAAACTTGCAGAAGAGCTAGTAAACCTTACCGTAAAAGACGTAAAAGAATTAGCTGACATTTTAAAAGAAGAGTACGGAATCGAACCTGCAGCTGCTGCTGTAGCTGTTGCTGCTCCTGCAGCTGGTGGTGCTGCTGCCGCTGAAGCAGAGCAAACTGAATTCGATGTAATTCTTAAATCAGCTGGTGCTGCTAAATTAGCTGTTGTTAAGTTAGTGAAAGAATTGACCGGTCTTGGATTGAAAGAGGCTAAAGAAGTAGTTGACAAGGCTCCGGCTCCATTGAAAGAAAAAGTTTCTAAAGAAGAGGCTAACTCGTTGAAGACTCAATTAGAAGAAGCAGGAGCTGAAGTTGAACTTAAATAA